CATTTGCGATGACTTCATTTGAATTCATGTTAAATGCAGTACCTGCTCCGGAATTTATCATGTCTACAACAAACTGATCAACATGTTTTCCAGCCAAGATTTTATCACAAGCAGATACTATTGCCTTTCCTCGTTTTGCATCAATTGCCTTTGTTTTCATATTTGCAATTGCAGCAGATCTTTTGATCATTACAAATGCCTTGATTAGATTTTCGTGTGCCTTGTGACCTGTTACATGGTATTGCTTGATCGCTCTTCCAGTAAATGCTCCATAATATGCGTCAGATGGAATTTTGACTTTGCCTAGTGAATCTTCATCTAATCTAAATTTCAATCTGAAACAACTTGATTTTTCCCATTATTCATTGTTTTTTACAAGAAATAATATTTTCACATCTGCATCGCAATGGTAATTATTATATAGGATTTGACAACCAGCGTGCTTAATGAATAAGCGTGTTAGTATGCTCTTTACCATCGCAGCAGTAGCTGTCATGGGAGCAACCTTATTCGGAAGCACATACACACAAACCCAGATTGCAGGTCAATCACTTGACGCCAGTAAAATGGATGTCAACGTATATGACCAAATCCGCAATATGGGCGGTTTACAGCTTGTAATGCCTGAAGCATTTGCAGAAACTGATTGTGGCGTACTATCAAACTCTGGACGCAAAGTCGTAGAGTTTAATCTAACTGGTGAAAGTGTTACTCTCCCAATTATGGGCGGTAAAACTTACAACGCAATGACCTTCAGCGGTCAGGTCCCAGGACCAACACTAAGAGTTACTCAAGGTGATGTTGTAAAGATGACACTTGAAATCCCAGCAGATGAAGTTACTGGACACGGTAACGATATGCACGCTTCACAAATGTCAGCTGGCAACTTTGAGTCAGTTAATCCTGGCGAAACAAGTCAGTATTGTTACATTGCTGAATCTGCTGGTGTCTTCAAATACCACTGTTCTGGTGTCAAACTAGTTGGTATGGACCAACACGTTCTTTCCGGCATGTACGGAATTGCAATCGTTGATCCAATCAATGGATACAAGAAACTCATGGTAGAGAAGACAAAAGTAGAGAATGGCAAAGTTTCACTTGACAGAAAGTTCTACGATGCAGACGCATTAGAATTCCAACTCCAATACAATCAGTTGTACTTAACACCTGAAGGCAACTATGATGCAGGAGCAATGTTCCAACATCATAACACTGCAACAGTTGTTAATGGCATGCAATTTGGTTATGTACCAAACATGGCACACAACTTACTTGTAAAAGGTGATACCAACAAGAACATCTTTGTTGCACAACCATGGAATGGACTTGAACACAAGCAATACCAATCACAACTCTTGTTTGTTGAAAATGATCAACACGTGAGACTCTTCATAGAAAACCACGGTAACGAACCACTATTCTTCCACATTGTTGGAGAAATCTTGGACAGAGTTACACAAGGTAACAGAGTACAATCCGCAGCAACTGAAACATGGTTACTCGGTGGCTCACAAAACATGATTGTTGACTTGGTATTTGATGAGCCAGGTGCTTACGCAGCAGTTAATCACGACTATGCAGCAATTTACACAGGTGCAGCTACAGTATTTGTAGCAGGTGATCCATTCGGATTAAACCCAGTTCTCGTAGAGAAAGGAGTAATTCCAGCACCAGTTGCCTCTTATGCTTATGCATTAGGTAACCCAAGTGATGCTGTCCCACCAATGGGAAAGAACAGTATTGCACATCCTGCAATCAACATTCATGGTCTATACACTGATGAAGTAGCTTCTGAATTACAAGAAAACGGTGCAATTGCATTATGGGAAGTAATCCCAGTAGTTGCAGAGATGCTTTCTTGATCATTTAACATCTTTTTTTCTTTTTATTATTCTGAATGAATTATATGATGTGATTTTTTTTCTACCTGTATGGGATTTGATGATTCAGTTTTGATTTGCGATGAAGTAGATCCTGTTTTAAATAAAATTCTTGAAGAAAATGGCTTAAAGATTTCATATGAGCCAGAAATTACTCCTGAACAGATTCTGGAAAAAATTTCTAATTTCAATATTGTAATTGTACGAAGTCGAACTACTATCACAAAAGAAATGATTGACAGAGCAGATACCTGCAAAATCATTGCACGTGTGGGTGTTGGTCTTGATAATGTAGATCAAGAAGCTGCAAAGGCAAAAAATATCCGTGTTATCAATGCTGTTGAAGGAGCTATGAATGCAGTTGCCGAACTAGTTCTTGGGTTAATGTTGTCACTTGCAAGACAAACAACACGTGGTGATAGAGGAATTAGAAATGGTAAGTGGCTCAAAAAAGAATTGAAAGGAACAGAACTCAAAGGAAAATATCTTGGTATCATTGGCATGGGAAACATTGGAAAAAGATTGGGTAGGCTTGCAAGAGCACTTAACATGAACATTATTGGCTATGATGTGATTCCAATTGATGAAGAATTTTCAAAAGAGGTAGGATTAATGAAAGCTGATTTGGGTACTTTGTTGCAAAGTTCAGACTATGTCTCAATTCATGTTCCATTACTTGATTCAACATATCATTTACTCGATGCTGAAAAAATGAGTACTATGAAAAATACTGCAAAAATAATCAACACCTCTAGAGGTGGTGTTGTTGACGAGGATGCCCTCTATGAAGCATTAAAGAATGGTAGTTTAGGTGGAGCAGCTTTGGATGTTTTTGAAAATGAACCTGCAATTGGAACCAAATTGGCAGAATTGGACAATGTAA
Above is a window of Nitrosopumilus sp. K4 DNA encoding:
- a CDS encoding multicopper oxidase domain-containing protein; the encoded protein is MLFTIAAVAVMGATLFGSTYTQTQIAGQSLDASKMDVNVYDQIRNMGGLQLVMPEAFAETDCGVLSNSGRKVVEFNLTGESVTLPIMGGKTYNAMTFSGQVPGPTLRVTQGDVVKMTLEIPADEVTGHGNDMHASQMSAGNFESVNPGETSQYCYIAESAGVFKYHCSGVKLVGMDQHVLSGMYGIAIVDPINGYKKLMVEKTKVENGKVSLDRKFYDADALEFQLQYNQLYLTPEGNYDAGAMFQHHNTATVVNGMQFGYVPNMAHNLLVKGDTNKNIFVAQPWNGLEHKQYQSQLLFVENDQHVRLFIENHGNEPLFFHIVGEILDRVTQGNRVQSAATETWLLGGSQNMIVDLVFDEPGAYAAVNHDYAAIYTGAATVFVAGDPFGLNPVLVEKGVIPAPVASYAYALGNPSDAVPPMGKNSIAHPAINIHGLYTDEVASELQENGAIALWEVIPVVAEMLS
- a CDS encoding D-2-hydroxyacid dehydrogenase; the protein is MGFDDSVLICDEVDPVLNKILEENGLKISYEPEITPEQILEKISNFNIVIVRSRTTITKEMIDRADTCKIIARVGVGLDNVDQEAAKAKNIRVINAVEGAMNAVAELVLGLMLSLARQTTRGDRGIRNGKWLKKELKGTELKGKYLGIIGMGNIGKRLGRLARALNMNIIGYDVIPIDEEFSKEVGLMKADLGTLLQSSDYVSIHVPLLDSTYHLLDAEKMSTMKNTAKIINTSRGGVVDEDALYEALKNGSLGGAALDVFENEPAIGTKLAELDNVILTPHIGAQTKEAQSLAANVIAEKIIQILRGVI